Part of the Spinacia oleracea cultivar Varoflay chromosome 5, BTI_SOV_V1, whole genome shotgun sequence genome, aaatctaggtcataaaattataaattttttcaactttaaaaaattgtatggtggtttttaatcatatgatcctaattaaattatcaattaattatgaaattcaaaacaaattctaaattatttgaaattcaacaaattaattataattacaaattagtttgtataattaacagaattagaccttaaaattgttaaacatatacagtaggtcaatcataaattcaagatttacatacaagattcgcaaatatttaatttagcatcataaaaattacaaattttgcattcaaaaaagtaaaacctccgaaaagtcagaGTAAGGCTTCGAATttaggaattctgggttcgacaTCAAATCtctgatttttgtcaaaattttaaaatgtcgtttacatgcgaaattccctataaggctctgtttggtaaggcgtaaaacgttttctttgaaaaatgattttccatggaaaacatttttcaagcgaaaacacaattcctaactatttttcctttgtttggtaccttaaaggaaaatgggagaggatggtgaagattgagagGGAGAAagaagagggaggtaaggaggaaagaaggaaacgattgaaaaggggaaaatcattttccattaaaatgttttacgccctaccattattgacaaaactgccaaaaatcctgcgaacatataattaaataatcgcacgaatttgcaattaataaaatcacgaaattaatcacccctttaattcattccaaatttataaaagttaatccatgttaactataattgattatggaattaattagaggcttgtgataccactgtagggttatgaataatacaaacaatataattcatgcagaaaaaccataaagccaggaatccaaattaattgccacatagtcaattagcataatttaggttatataaaatgtgatgcgtgccttccttagcttctcccgaaccgaacaagaacaagtatttagagctccaagtgtcgcccctccgtagaaagtccacagtacgttcggatccgccttaggttcaaccaactaggatattactgaaggttttatgcactcgggttaggctataaactatgctctcccttgaacacaatataTGTAAAGAATATGTGTTTGATGTGTTTAAATTATGAGGGCTAGcgtcatatttatagggtaggaaataaggaatttgagtcttactaggaaaacaATTACCAATCCcattaggattgaaattcttaaccaattagaattgtagcaataattaaacacttaataaattcaattctagtaggactaggaaaactAATACTTAAGGCCAAAGTTACTTGGTGACTAAGTGATATatccttagtactttttgatttcaaatgagctcttcagagcgatttttagtactaatgtgctccttgtagcgTGTTTGTAGTTTCAAGTTCATAATAGTAGAAATTATTATATTTTGTGAATtttctactcatttgaatcactacaagagattatgtacttacgagagcacaaacattgagttggaagaattttcaagcaaagcgaatagtgaaagaagtagaaaactgaatctcgtccactcttttgttcataactcaagttataaaactccaaATACAACGATTCAAATTGGGTTTGATTTTAGACTCCAAGagatttccaacgagtggtcagtcgcctaattccgacttataacgaaggagatatggtgttttaAGATACGAGATCGTGTAGTTTGACGAGCAGATCGCCCaatcgggcgacgacaacccttgGAGCGCAGATTTTAGTTTATTTCCGGTtttcgtttgttttttttttggcaaactATAATTACCAAGCCCTTATTATTTAGTTGGACATCTTATTTTCAGCATCTTATTCTTTAGACTCTTAGTTTATTACTTAgttttattctctctctaaactttGGTTATTACATTTATCattcaattcaagtttcaagctttaaatttcatccttcgttcttcaattcggtattggtctgtttcttattttattattcactttcaattatgctttCATTTAATGTACTTGTTTGGTTTAAtctaaatatgtgtgagtagtttattttctagggtttaggggatccatggaTGTATGATTGGGATTGGATTCGATTTAAttattgattgttgattgtaaTTTCAAtggcttgttttaattgttcGTCACTTCTGTTCGGCCTgactattttgattgagtttgatgaatcttagattatgcgccgagaggtataaattaTAATGTTCTTGgtatgtggctattagataggaattgtttctagtacatagcgagagcctgttAGTTATaatttcctaaggaattcataagattcgagagatgcatgttttcctagttatgataattgattgattgttgttgtccgttgtccaatcctggCCTGTatttgtggtgaaccgttgccctagattccctttattattgattttttcCCGATTAAATTTCTGTCGTAGTTATAATTATCAAACCAAAAACCATTTTCCTATTTCCAGTAGTCTAGACCTTTACTTTAATAGTacaaagaacattgtttccctgtggatacaatccctacttcccttgctatatttttagttggtgaacgttacgtttatctttgataggagtgcgatttagcctgtcaaattttggtgcCGTTGCCAGGAAAACGGTTTCATTTTCTGCTATTAATTTTGTggtctagattattttcttgagtctctaagaacttccagttctttgagaccacgtatatattttcttttctttagttTCTCTTTGAAAAAAAAGGATTATTCTTTCCAGTTCCTCTTTTTGAATCTTTTTCAGGTACTTGcagtacttacaaagaagaggtggatgctttgcagagagctctatatggtgaagagtATGTCCATCATGAATGCCAAAAAACAGAGAGAgatatttcattgatcattgaggttgaaaAATTAATAGTCCACAAAAACAgcttccataaggagagtatgcctactttctgttttcctttttttttttcctattcttctattattattgttttccctttttgttcttcttcctttaggcatcccaATCCTTGCTGGCATCGAGTTCGttcggactttatgcaaatgttgttgttgattatcgtgcatgtcttgttgcacgaaagatgtgcgagtgcgcatgacaagcttctgcgctcgttggttggttatttactaaccaaccgctttgcgggaggcacatAAGAGTCGGAGCCGGAGGGGTTTAATGAAGATTGAGACCCTCGATCTCCACTCCTTCAAGCACTGAGGACATAGCTGAGTTTGGCTTggggaggtatgtgttatttctttctagagtagtttatctcttttgaaaaaaaaaagttccgatgaatacaaaatcatgcttccctgtgcctcttgattgaaaattgttttgattcttggtttttgatgacAAGAAATGTTGATTTGttggccatgatttgatattcgactaTTTTGATGCCTTTGCATGAGTCAACTTTgaccaactatttgtggacttggtgcttggctagttgatttGTCTAGGAATGTGTGTTAGATTCCTGGTgtatcattgattttgagtattggtttgcaattGTTAGTAATTTTTTATGGCTCACATGcatgcacattgaggaggacgaaggcatttctTATTTTAGGTGGCCTTTAGACGATTTTAGATACATTTTCTGACTTCTTTCTACCCATGTTGGTTCTTGTGcccttttattcggtgactaaccacattacaagcccatTAAGCCCTATTGGTTACCAGTCTCAAGCTTGGCTTGGGGGGAGCTATTAGTGAGTGAGGCGAGGGGGTTGTAGTGTGCTTCATTTGAGCACAATTTGGGTATTGAAAAGGAAAGGGAGTTCTTCTTGTTCTTGTGTggtgattaaaaaaaaatttgataagcaaaaagatgagaagaatagaaaatgtgaaggtttccaaaaaaaaaagtgaaagaaATTGGgcggaaaaagaaaaaaaaaaatcatttctttcGGAAAAACTCAAAGCATAATTTCACTCaagtgttgtaatttcatatttttatgagTGATCGGTTTTAGTTGTGGAAAAAAGGCAAAAAAGTATGATGTGGTTCATTTGTTACtttatcatgtgttgagtgggagagttgcgGTCATCATTTATGTTTGATCATGGGTTTTGCTAGGAATTATTCTCCCAAAAGCTAaagctttaagctcacattttatccaaatttaccacacccttacctaagcctaacattacaagctttgaagacctgtcgacctttgtgcatagagtcatattaatgtgaaagtagttatttctcaatgcaagttatgacatgacatattccgagtcgactattaggttgagtgcatgtccttttaaacacacgagtgttgtgagtttgggagggcattgttcacatacattgttgggaggagagcgaacgggcacattttttacccgccacataaatgagtgaagagtgtgaaagcactagtcttgaatacCATGTACACTTGTGGTTTCCTCTgggtgacgattgttagggaggatttatggtcgaatggatttgattggttggcattgatgcatgcttgttggattctaccttgaatcgtatccattgttttgGGATGTGTTTGGGGTGccgttgatttatgtattcatcgatgattaccttgcttagggacaatcatggatctagcttgggggagtttgatatatgcgttttatatagagtttttacccccgtcccttagtactttttgatctcaaatgagctcttcagagcgatttttagtactaatgttctccttgtagtgtgtttgtagtttcaagTTCATCATCGTATAAATTATcatatttttgtgaattttctactcatttgaatcactaCAAGAGGTTATGTACTtacgagagcacaaacattgagttggaaaaaatttcaagcaaagcgaatagtgaaagaagtagaaaactgaatctCGTCCACTCTTTTGATTATAAcacaagttataaaactccaaATGCAACGATTAAAATTGGGTTGGATgttagacttcaagagctttccaacgagtggtcactcgcctaattccaacTTATAACAaaggagatatggtgtttttaagataagggatcgtgcagtttgacgAGCAGATCGCACGATCGGGCGGCcctttgcccgatcgggcaacgACAACCCTTGGAGCGCGGATTTTAGTTTATTTCCGATTTTCGCTTGtttttttgggcaaactataaataccaaGCCCTTATTATTTAGTTGGACATCTTATTTTCAGCATCTTATTTTTTAGACTCTTAGTTTATTACTTAattttattctctctctaaacgtTGGTTATTactttttattattcaattcaagtttcaagctttaAATTCCATCCTTCtttcttcaattcggtattggtctgtttcttattttattattcaatttcaattatgctttCATTTAATATGCTTGTTTGGTTTAAtctaaatatgtgtgagtagtttattttctagggtttaggggatccatggaTGTATGATTGGGATTGAATTGGATTTAAttattgattgttgattgtaaTTTCTATGGCTTATTTTAATTGTTCGTCAATTCttttcggccggactattttgttTGAGTTTGATgaatcttagattatgcgccgagaggtataaattaTAATCTGATGTTCTTGgtatgtggctattagataaGAATTGTTTCTAGTACttagcgagagcctgctagttataatttcctaaggaattcataagattctaGAGATGCAAGTTTTTCTAGTtatgattattgattgattgttgttgtccgttgtccaatcctggtctgcatttgtggtgaacagttgccctagattccctttattatttattttcctGATTAAATTTATGTCGTAGTTATAATTATCAAACCAAACCATTTTCCTATTTCCAGTAGTCTAGACCTTTactttaatagtagaaagaacattgtttccctgtggatacgatccctatttcccttgctatatttttagttggtgaacgttaggtttatctttgataggagtgcgatttatcCTGTCTTTAAGTAAATGAACTTTGATTGAAGCCCAAGACGAAGCAACCAACGCATCCACAAGGGCCACGCTGGCGCGCGTGCCAGGCTAGGCCCAAACGCAGCCGCAgctggcccaaggcccagcgcgctgcagtttggccttggcgggctgctgctgctttggcttgctgctcgtgccttggtGTGCTCGTGTCCCACAGCGCTCCAGGCCCATCGCCTATGGCTGGGCGATGGCGCTGGACTTCGTGCTTAGTGCTATGCGCTCGGCCTcgtgcttgtcgagcgatgggccggctcgcttgccggcttgtcgctcgtcgagcttccgattcgttttccgattccggaatctatttccgtttcgaacaaacatttacatttccattaatatttcctattccgaaaataatttcctattccgacaatatttccgattccgataatatttccgtttccagcaatatttctatttccgataatattttccgatacgatctatatttccgtttccggcaacatctacgacttggataatatttatatttccgtcatgaaccatattttcgtttccgacaatatcttcatttccggaatattcttttcttttccttttgacgatttcagttcccactggaaccgagatccgtcatttacgaatgatcataaatagagtacttaatgaataatatattcacttaaatacttgatccgttcacgtactatttgtgttatgggttcaatcaagagtaagttgtggattaatattattaattccacttgaattgaagcggcctctagctaggcattcagttcacttgatctcactgaattattaacttgttaattaatactgaaccacatttattagacttataattaaatgcattaaatgcaaacttgaaccaaggacattatttccttcatggtgTTCATTGGGTTTTGCTAGTCTTTGTAGGATTATGTCCTTACTTGAGATGGGTGTATGAGCATGTTAAATGGACTTAGATTGGTCTTGCTTGTTTTTTACCTTGATCCAAACACCAAGAAAAAGTTGTGATTTATGTGCTATAGTTGTTCTCATAGATAAACATTGAGTAAGGAGCCGTTGACACCGAAAACGCTCCCTTAACACGGGAAAGCTTTTGTTCTTCGTGTTGACCCTAAGAGCGTGATTATAGTTGGTGTTGAGCCTCATTTTTATTTCCCTAGTTGTCACCGTAATAATAATTTCCCTATATTTTCATGATTACAAATACAAACTTAATTGTTAGATTTCCAGAAAATGCTTTATATTTTGGGAGTATTACTTTATATAACTTTTATGCATAAAATGAATCTTTGTGATcacttttataattaaaaaaaaaacttatttttttatgtAGGATTGTTCATGGATCCAAAGGATAAGaataaattacaaaaaatcaGATAGAAGACAACAGTTTTGATAATTAAGAATCTGCTGACCGGATTAGTTATGCTTGGAACGATTGACTCGATCAAACTACTTTAGACTGGTTTTTGAATATTATGTATGTTTAAAAACTATGTCaatagtgcaaaaagtaaaACAATTGCAAAATTAGAACTTGAGTTCCTTCTTAGAAAttctaataatataaaaattagtTGAAAATATATTAATCTTCCCAATATATTTAAGGATAAAGTTAAGCATTAAATTTATGCATGCTTTTAATCTACTCGTAACAATGAAGCGATCAAAGACTAGTTTTTTAAAGAGCTTTGAACCGACCGAGACCAAAATTTTATACTGTAATTTTCAACAAGGATACCGAACCGGTTGACTTTTATTCCATCCATTTTTCTGGTACGAACGAAATTTGAGCACTCCTAGTACTTTAGCAAGGCTCTAATATAGAAATATAGAAGAAAGTTGGAAGTTACAAAACTATGAACCATTTTTTACATATAGATAAAAAATGTATTGGTAGTAATAATTATCAAATCAATTAAGGTAAATCTAATGTGATTTTCTTCCAATCTTAGAAAATTTCTTTCCATTTGTATAATTTTGATCTAATGGTCAAAtcaacttgttttaattgtttgaaACAACGGCCAGATCATCTTGTTTTTCTCCTTTATATAAGATTATTCATAAACTAGCTTTCTCACTTCAAATTTATATGTTAATACTTAACATAAATTTTATAGGGGGGAAATGGGTCGTCGAAAAGTTGAGATGAAGAAGATAGAGAAAAGCTCGTCAAGGTTGGTCACCTTTTCAAAGCGTCGGTCGGGAGTTTTTAAGAAAGCAAATGAGATTTCTACCCTGTGTGGAGCAGAGGTTGCAATTATCGTCTTTTCTCCTGCTGGAAAACCGTTCTCCTTCGGAAAACCAAACATTGAAAACGTGGTCAATCGATTTCAAAATAGGAATAAAAAACGATGTGAAAAGTATGAAAATGGTTTTCATGCATCGAAAAAGAAGACTCAAAAGGCTAGAATTGATCAACTCAACCAAGAACTAATCAACCTCGATGCCAAAATAGAATTTGAAATAAGGAAAAGTGAGAAAATTGGCCAAGAAGGAAACAATGGTTCGTTTGTTAGAAAGAAAGAAATAGCACAACTTGACTTAGATCAACTTAATAAGTTACAGAAGGAATTGAATGATCTTTGCAACACTTCAATTAAGCAAGCGAATGAACTTGAAGCATCACATTCCTTGTTGCTTTTGGCAACTTCACAGTAATTTCTGTGCTAATCAATTAGCTAAATAGTTTGATTACTAAATATGATTTGTGTATTTCTAGTATGTATTTCCGTGAAATCCATAAACAATTGGATTATATGAAATCAATAGTGCTTCCTTTTATTGGTAATATTATCATTTCTGATTTTCATAAGATCGCAATTTACCTTTACAAATTAATTTTTAAGTTTCCTTTTTATTCATATTATAATTATGaaatttcttttttaatttattatttacttaATTCTTCGTGTTCTAGAAAAAGAAATATTGCATACTTAACCATAATGAAAATATGCCATTTTTTACAATataactatatatataatataatatgaataTATTATAATTATAGTTATATTCATATCATAAGAAAAATAATGcctttttattcaaatttaccATTAATAATtggtattgaaggaaataaataTGAACCATGAAATATGTTCATAAATGTGGATATCTTTCtttaaataatactccgtagtagATATAAGAAACCATTAAATTGGCTAAATTATCCTTTGAccatttaaaaattaatataatatacATTAATGCACACCTTTATCTATAGCTGTATATTTTCTCCATTTCATAACGTTTCTCATATTTACTATTCATGAGGTCagattgttttaaattttgactATAATTTATAGTTAAGATATTAGAAAAAAACATTATCTTGTTAGATACATTGGATTAATTGCCAatataaattttacaaatatcaactttttattatCTTCTCTAATACATAATTAAAGTTATTAAGGTTAAAATAGTGTATTGGAGACCGCTCAAAATGTAAAAGTGAGAAATTTTATGTAACGAAGGGAgtactatatattattaaaactcaATTGAAAGACATACTACCACAGGTCCACAACATGTGTCACTTAATGTCATGGAATGAAAACAAAATAGCAAGTATATCATGAAAATTGCAGGCCCGTTTATTATAGAGagcagaaagtttaaacaaaaaatttCATTGATTATTTTTGAATGATAcgtttcctttttattttgatttattaccAATTTTTGAGGTTATTTCTGTTATTTTTCAATGAGCTAACTATTTTTCTATTTTCACAAAAGGTTGTTTCTTACCTTATACTTTCTCTATTTCTAAATACATGCAACaatgtaacttttatatttttcaatACATAGCATAGTGACCATCAATGTCTATAAGTATATATTTATTAGTAgccaaaaatataaaaaaatattttaaaaatatatatttaactaTTAACAACATTCCCA contains:
- the LOC110800954 gene encoding agamous-like MADS-box protein AGL29, which translates into the protein MGRRKVEMKKIEKSSSRLVTFSKRRSGVFKKANEISTLCGAEVAIIVFSPAGKPFSFGKPNIENVVNRFQNRNKKRCEKYENGFHASKKKTQKARIDQLNQELINLDAKIEFEIRKSEKIGQEGNNGSFVRKKEIAQLDLDQLNKLQKELNDLCNTSIKQANELEASHSLLLLATSQ